AATCAAATTCTAATTAATAAAGGTAAATAATGACATTAAATAGAGAAATATTAAAGTTTAAGTGGATAATTAAACtttattcataaaaaaattacaaaaaaattaaactaactTTTACAAAAGCTCTTCTACAAAAAAAACTTGTAGAAAAAGTttttcagcaaaaaaaaaaaaagaacttgtAAAAAGGTgcaaaataatacaaattataattaaatgtaCAATTTATTTGAAAACCTATTACACTTTGTTTTCTATCGCATGTCTAAAAATACTAGTAGTTTTTTTtaagagacaaaaaaaaaaatactagtagtttcatttaaattaaatttgattaTTGACCGTTGGatctaaatttattaaatataattataatacttTAAATTTCCACCTTGTAGTTTTTATAAGTCTAGATatagtgaataattaattttatttggtAATTCAGGTCCGTTGAGTAAAAACTAATGCCAAAAAAGTATGGGTAAATTATAactatggtcactgaactttatcaaTTTTTACAGTATAATCACCGAactttaaaatgtaaaattattgaattttacattttGTTACATCCGTAATTattaaactttaactaactctcTTAAGAGACAATTTTGTTACACCCGGTTGGAGCAACGAGGAATGTCAACATtccaagaagaagaaaaaccctCAAATTGACATAGGAAAATGGataaaatacaaaacaaaaaaaattaaaaattaaaaaaagacaaaaatatGTTCAGCATCACCGGTTAACCGATTTTGCCTCAGTTTGTTAATGGAATGTAACATTAAGCTATTCCGTTGTTTACacttttctctaaaaaaaataagtaccttactatcaatttataaatttcaatttaaaagaaaaaactagTGAAGCTTAAATAACAAATTCACTCCCACCTCTAAACCGATGTTCGGGTTAGGGGTTGAACGATCCGGTTTATGCTCCAGTTTCGGGTCAGCAAGGGCCTAGTTTATGGTGGAAGAAGCCATTTAGAAGCTTGAATGTAACCAAGATTCAGATAATTTTTAGCTCCGGGACCGTCTAATTTTTTCATAAACGGAGCACGTCCTTTAAGATCTGCTCCTGCTCCTGTGTTTTGAAATTCACTAAAAGTGAACCtgcattttcaaaattaatatttcattaattgGTTCCATCACTAATGTgtaaattaaaacacaaaaaatcgTTTCAAATGTCGGATCCTCCAACCACCTTCCACCCAAAAACTGACACGTTTTTTGGATGGAAGGACCTTAGAGAACCCGGTCCCTTATAATACATAGAGAAGAGTCGAGTCGAGCTTTAATATGTTTATGCTCGGCTCGATAAGAAAAATGAATGAGCTTTACCTCGagtttaattattaaaaaaattatttgactTTGAGCTGTTCAGGAGCAGctcatttatttattaacaAGTATTTATTCGTGAATAGCTGTGCTGCGGCAACCCTTGAAAATTGACGAATAAATAATTGAAATTGAGTAGAGTTACAATCTTATTGAAACTCTATTTAAGACTTCAATtattcaactttgaattttatttaATGAAGTCACTCAGGcgatttcaaaagaaaaaatgtaCTGAAAAAGTGACATGACTGCCACATCAGCAGTAGTCAAAACGACACATGGCTGCAACCTAGCTTACATGTATTGTTTCGGTTAGCTAGGTGACAGCTACGTGTTGTTTCGACTTTTATATAAATACCATTAAAATAATAATGGAGCCGAGCTTGTTCAGAAGTCTATTTATAGCAAACTTCTTGGTGAGTTTTCTGAACTAGAAAACGTTGCTGAGTAGCTTTTTTCAAAAGGATTTAGCTTCTTCGGTGAATGTTTTGAATGTTTTGGTAGATATTATTTCTTCGAACTGAGATTTATTTGTTCATAAACCTATAACCAAATCTGCCTACGAGCTTTCACATCGAATTTTTCCATGTTCAAACTCGGCTCTCGTTTATAAAACGAGCAAAGATAATCAAACTTTAATGAAGTCGAACTGCTCATGAGCGACTAAATCGAGATATACTTACGTTTTAGGTTTATTAAAGGCATCCCAAGCTAAAGGATGAATAGCGTTGCCGATGCTGGAATACAAAAAAGCCACTTCCGCCATTTTCTGCCATGCTCGGCCCAAGTATGTCACTCCCGGAGTTTCTCCGGTGACGGTGCAATGTACAAATGAAAAACCTGAATCTTCATTTGCTTCTACCTTTCCTTGAGCTGTTATCACTGTAGTCCATTCCTGTTTTAAAGTATGTATCTCCGACAactgcaatttttttttttaattaagattAATTAATTCCTAATTAAAACTTAGATCATAATGCAACTATAAATATTACTAATAATTACCAAATATAACGATTTTCCACTGCcgaaaataaaatcaatagtGCCTTCAATATAGCAACTCTTAAAAAAGTGTCGGCCCTTCTCGTCCAATAGCGTGTCTTGATATCCGTAAAATTTGCAACTATAAAATGCTGCCATGTTCCCACCAATCCTGAGAATAAACGCGTTAGGTAAATTCTTACTGTGTTATCGTgttagaaattgatatttttaccTAAACGCAACTGCTTGAACTCCTGCACTACTTTGAGCTGCGGCATCCGCTTTAGTTGGCTTCGGTGCCGTATTCTATAATAgaatacataatttttttttattgattgggTGTATTACTTTCGGAATAGTGTAAATTTTCTCCTAAAAACCTACTATATTAGAATTAAACTCGTGTGTTATATTATAAATTACGTACCTTAAAAATAATATGAGCCGCGATGAAATAATCACCCTGAATATCAACAGTGGCACTATCATAAGTACCATATTGCTTAGCGGTACCAGAAGCCTGAACAATAGTTCCGGGTTCCCCGCGAAATGTAATAAAAGGCTTAGTTCTTTCGACTTTGATCCTCTCATTATATACTCCTTTCGCGATATTTATAACGACGCGGCCTGTGTTTCCCGGTGGAATACTTTTGAGAGCTTCATTTATCGTCTTAAATTGCCCGCCGGGACCGACTTTTATTTCTTTCCGATTCTTCTCTGCTGTTTGAAGCACTGGATTAAGAGTggttgattttatattttgttgaaACCAAGATTCTACTGCAGCTCTAGC
The DNA window shown above is from Euphorbia lathyris chromosome 1, ddEupLath1.1, whole genome shotgun sequence and carries:
- the LOC136217642 gene encoding pectinesterase PPME1-like, with protein sequence MGAVRFTVFLVVSMVIITKVQSNDLAPIPPARAAVESWFQQNIKSTTLNPVLQTAEKNRKEIKVGPGGQFKTINEALKSIPPGNTGRVVINIAKGVYNERIKVERTKPFITFRGEPGTIVQASGTAKQYGTYDSATVDIQGDYFIAAHIIFKNTAPKPTKADAAAQSSAGVQAVAFRIGGNMAAFYSCKFYGYQDTLLDEKGRHFFKSCYIEGTIDFIFGSGKSLYLLSEIHTLKQEWTTVITAQGKVEANEDSGFSFVHCTVTGETPGVTYLGRAWQKMAEVAFLYSSIGNAIHPLAWDAFNKPKTFTFSEFQNTGAGADLKGRAPFMKKLDGPGAKNYLNLGYIQASKWLLPP